A single Cyprinus carpio isolate SPL01 chromosome A6, ASM1834038v1, whole genome shotgun sequence DNA region contains:
- the LOC109084008 gene encoding transcription elongation factor, mitochondrial-like — protein MWIAKRLLSSIFLKGHYSLFCRPPSSLSEYELRFLHCTCCRSSKIMISGLDILNAPVSSELCQEKDKPLDSCYTTEQRAVILQCLNTATESDLEQVKLLRGRKAVNIVKYRTAHGPFNSLESVMNVPLLKHKSAVIVFDSILKPTDKKERKKGKVHLAKFIRPEVDRALLEDASSIVSIVCGTNKIAWTHMDRARTVLDWQQAECKSFMKGMYMASDYLEDISTVISSFPPANFFLVEKPSISPQNTSLYPVLVHLRTVEAMLFALLTPAREPASPPKVLNMMRTAVGRHFNLIVGDCRTSGAETVKKMMTESVMKQDPRVLFPHDLVLKHRNSFKMSSRNRGEELCDALLQAVAFFELLQE, from the exons ATGTGGATCGCAAAACGCCTATTATCCTCCATATTCCTCAAAG GACATTACAGTCTGTTCTGTCGCCCCCCAAGCTCCTTGTCTGAATATGAGCTCAGATTCTTGCACTGCACCTGTTGCAGAAGCAGCAAAATCATGATCTCTGGGCTTGACATACTGAATGCACCTGTTTCCTCTGAATTATGCCAAGAAAAGGACAAACCCCTGGACTCATGTTATACCACAGAGCAGCGTGCTGTCATCCTCCAGTGCCTCAATACAGCCACAGAGTCAGACCTGGAGCAGGTCAAACTGCTACGAGGACGGAAAGCTGTTAACATTGTCAAATACAGAACTGCACATGGACCATTCAACAGTCTGGAGAGTGTCATGAATGTGCCCTTACTGAAACACAAGAGTGCTGTCATAGTCTTTGACTCCATCCTTAAACCAACTGACAAGAAGGAGAGGAAAAAGGGAAAAGTCCATCTGGCTAAATTCATAAGGCCTGAGGTTGACCGAGCTCTGTTGGAG GATGCAAGCTCTATTGTGTCCATTGTTTGTGGTACTAATAAAATTGCATGGACACACATGGATCGTGCAAGAACTGTCTTAGACTGGCAGCAAGCAGAGTGCAAGAGTTTTATGAAAGGAATGTACATGGCATCCGATTATTTGGAAGAT ATCTCTACTGTTATTTCAAGCTTCCCTCCTGCCAACTTTTTTTTGGTGGAGAAACCAAGTATCTCTCCCCAGAATACTTCTCTTTATCCAGTCTTGGTCCATCTCCGGACAGTAGAGGCCATGCTATTTGCTTTACTCACTCCAGCAAGGGAACCAGCAAGCCCCCCCAAAGTCCTTAACATGATGCGCACAGCTGTCGGCCGCCATTTCAACCTAATAGTGGGAGATTGTCGGACAAGTGGAGCTGAGACAGTGAAGAAGATGATGACGGAGTCGGTGATGAAGCAAGACCCACGTGTTCTTTTTCCTCATGACTTGGTGTTAAAGCACAGAAACTCCTTTAAGATGAGCAGTAGGAACAGAGGGGAAGAGCTATGTGATGCTCTCCTGCAAGCTGTTGCGTTTTTCGAACTCCTGCAGGAGTGA